A single region of the Streptomyces caelestis genome encodes:
- a CDS encoding sensor histidine kinase, whose protein sequence is MGALLAVSLLAGVVRRMPLLALAMALFGSTAVVVGPPSSGHESLAASYQGQFLSYPAVDLVLGFIVATCARRASIVAVAVSVAVQLLVIGVFAHGDGLTVNAVIAFLALATSCMAGLLSRERREHAVALRSQEVAEAVTAERLRIARELHDMVAHSIGIIAIQAGVGSRVIQTQPAQAREALRAIEVTSRETLSGLRRTLVSLRQADRGATASEQSPLAPSPGLADVERLAAATAGAGVRVDVRCSGEQRPVPADIDLSAYRIVQEALTNVVRHAGTGRCRVAIDYGDEEPSVEIVDDGRGDTGNGSAHGFGIIGMRERVGLLGGRLSAGPRPEGGFRVEARLPMPAPVGVPVEAR, encoded by the coding sequence GTGGGGGCGCTGCTGGCTGTAAGCCTGCTCGCCGGCGTGGTGCGACGGATGCCGCTGCTGGCTCTGGCCATGGCACTCTTCGGATCCACCGCTGTGGTGGTGGGTCCTCCGAGTTCCGGCCATGAGAGCCTGGCGGCGTCGTACCAGGGCCAGTTCCTGTCGTATCCGGCGGTGGACCTCGTGCTGGGCTTCATCGTCGCCACCTGCGCACGGCGCGCTTCGATTGTCGCCGTGGCCGTGTCTGTCGCCGTGCAACTCCTGGTGATCGGGGTCTTCGCGCACGGGGACGGCCTGACCGTCAACGCGGTGATCGCCTTCTTGGCGTTGGCCACATCCTGCATGGCCGGTCTGCTGAGTCGCGAGCGCCGCGAGCACGCAGTGGCACTGCGCTCGCAGGAGGTGGCCGAGGCAGTGACCGCCGAACGGCTGCGGATCGCACGGGAGTTGCACGACATGGTCGCGCACAGCATCGGCATCATCGCCATTCAGGCCGGTGTGGGCAGCCGGGTCATCCAGACCCAGCCGGCGCAGGCTCGCGAGGCCCTGCGCGCCATCGAGGTCACCAGCAGAGAGACCCTGTCGGGGCTTCGGCGTACGTTGGTGTCGCTCCGTCAGGCTGACCGGGGCGCGACCGCATCGGAGCAGTCACCGCTCGCACCCTCGCCGGGGCTGGCAGACGTCGAACGGCTGGCGGCAGCGACTGCGGGCGCGGGGGTACGCGTCGACGTGCGCTGCAGCGGGGAGCAGCGTCCTGTGCCAGCCGACATCGACCTGTCCGCCTACCGCATCGTTCAAGAGGCGCTGACCAACGTGGTCCGCCACGCGGGCACCGGACGTTGCCGGGTGGCCATCGATTACGGAGACGAGGAACCGTCTGTGGAGATCGTCGACGACGGGCGTGGCGACACCGGGAACGGCTCGGCCCACGGCTTCGGCATCATCGGGATGCGGGAGCGGGTCGGTCTGCTGGGCGGCCGGCTCAGCGCGGGGCCGCGCCCTGAGGGCGGCTTCCGGGTGGAGGCCCGGCTGCCGATGCCCGCACCCGTCGGAGTTCCGGTGGAGGCACGATGA
- a CDS encoding response regulator: MTVRVVLADDQPLVRSGLRVLMADYPDLEVVGEAATGAEAVQLVRDASPDVVVMDIRMPGMDGIEATHLITAGPAATRVLVLTTFDEDDYVYGALRAGASGFVVKDMALDDILAAVRVVAAGDALIAPSVTRRLIADFIRRPAAVSERSPRSVEGITEREREVLTLVGRGRSNTEIAEDLFITVATAKSHVSRLLTKLGARDRVQLVITAYEMGLVTLPR; encoded by the coding sequence ATGACCGTCCGGGTGGTGCTCGCCGACGACCAGCCGTTGGTTCGGTCCGGTCTGCGCGTACTCATGGCCGATTACCCCGACCTGGAGGTCGTCGGTGAAGCAGCCACTGGCGCGGAGGCCGTCCAATTGGTCAGGGATGCCAGCCCCGACGTCGTGGTCATGGACATCCGGATGCCCGGCATGGACGGGATCGAGGCCACGCACCTGATCACGGCCGGTCCCGCGGCGACTCGCGTCCTCGTCCTGACCACCTTCGACGAGGACGACTACGTCTACGGCGCGCTCCGGGCCGGTGCGAGCGGTTTCGTGGTCAAGGACATGGCGCTGGACGACATCCTTGCTGCGGTCCGCGTGGTCGCCGCCGGCGACGCACTGATCGCGCCGAGCGTGACGCGCCGTCTGATCGCGGATTTCATCAGGCGCCCTGCGGCTGTCTCGGAGCGCTCCCCACGGTCGGTCGAGGGCATCACCGAGCGGGAACGAGAGGTGCTGACCCTGGTCGGACGGGGCCGGTCGAACACCGAGATCGCCGAGGACCTCTTCATCACGGTGGCCACCGCCAAGTCGCATGTGTCACGGCTGCTCACGAAACTGGGTGCCCGGGACCGGGTCCAGCTCGTCATCACCGCCTATGAGATGGGGCTCGTCACCCTGCCTCGCTGA
- a CDS encoding dipeptidase, whose protein sequence is MDADDRLRPAVSVADVDSAGRAGDVAVAFDLEDSGPLEGRLDRVRDFYDLGVRTTLPSYNNRNAAGGGCLDESDEGLSAYGRALVREMNAVAMVVDGSHCGARTGLDLCEVSEQPVIYSHSCMRLLWDHPRNTDEQARECAATGGVVGITGVGIFLGPNDATMDALVRHIDHAVDLVGPEHVGVSTDYPFDHEDFNAMLVQSPELFPDCYTRWGPIDFMPPEELLTVESALLARGYPEDAITAILGGTSAGSPR, encoded by the coding sequence ATGGACGCGGACGACCGTCTGCGGCCGGCGGTGAGTGTCGCGGACGTCGACAGCGCTGGGCGTGCGGGGGATGTGGCGGTGGCCTTCGACCTGGAGGATTCTGGGCCGCTCGAGGGGCGTCTGGATCGGGTGCGCGATTTCTACGACCTCGGAGTCCGTACGACGCTGCCGAGTTACAACAACCGCAACGCGGCCGGCGGAGGCTGTCTGGACGAGTCCGACGAAGGGCTCTCCGCCTACGGCCGAGCGCTGGTACGGGAGATGAATGCCGTCGCGATGGTGGTGGACGGTTCCCACTGCGGTGCCCGTACCGGGCTGGACCTGTGCGAGGTCTCCGAGCAGCCGGTGATCTACAGCCACTCCTGCATGCGCTTGCTGTGGGACCATCCCCGCAACACTGACGAGCAGGCCAGGGAGTGTGCCGCCACCGGCGGGGTCGTCGGGATCACCGGTGTCGGGATCTTCCTCGGCCCCAACGACGCCACAATGGACGCGCTGGTACGGCACATCGACCACGCCGTCGACCTCGTGGGCCCCGAGCATGTCGGCGTGTCGACCGACTACCCGTTCGACCACGAGGACTTCAACGCGATGCTCGTACAGAGTCCGGAGTTGTTCCCCGACTGCTACACCCGCTGGGGGCCGATCGACTTCATGCCTCCGGAGGAGCTGCTGACCGTCGAGAGCGCGTTGCTCGCCCGGGGGTATCCCGAGGACGCCATTACCGCGATTCTGGGCGGCACTTCCGCCGGGTCGCCGCGATAG